The Flavobacterium johnsoniae UW101 genomic interval TTCAGGAAGATGGCGAACGTAAGGAAATGGAATTAAATGCAGGAGATATGTATTTACATCCTGCAAAAGTACCGCACTCGCCTGTTCGTTCCGAAGGTTCAATAGGATTGGTCATTGAGCGCAAACGTGCAGGACTTGGATATACCGACGGGCTTCTTTGGCATTGCGATAACTGCAATCATAAATTGTACGAAGTGTATTTTGAGTTACATAATATTGAAAAAGACTTTCTTCCTCATTTCGAACATTTCTATAATTCAGAAGAATTAAGAACCTGCGATAAATGCGGCACCGTAATGGAAACAGACCCTAGATTTACGGCTAAGAAATAATTTATTTATCTCGAATATGAATCGAATAGTAACCCGACAGGTTTAAAACCTGTCGGGTTTATTTTTATGTTAAAGAAAATCACGTGTATCATTTTTGATATATATTTGTATTAAATATGATATTAAAAAAGATCAATTATGATACAAGAAATAATCGCATATAAGAATATAGTAGATAATATTGAATCTTTAATGGACAAATCTCCTTATAAAAAAAACTATATTATTGAAAAAGTAGGCATTTCAAGTCCAACATTTTATCGAAAATTAAAAACCCAGTCATTTACTCCAGATGAAGTATTGTCTATTGCAAAAATACTTTCACCAGAAGAAGATTTTAAAATACGATTAAAGGCAGAAATAGAAAATGCAAAACGTGAATATGAAGAAGGAAATTTTATGACTCATGAGGAAATGTTACTTGAATTAAAAAAGAAAAACATAATTTAAAAGTTTAAGATTGTCAAGGGTTTTTGACGATTGTCGTAAAATTCTATTAAATGAATAAAATCACGATTTAGAATGTAATAAAGAGAAATATTTTTTGTAATTAATATTTCATTACATTCTAAGTCATGCCTAAATTTTCCTAAATGAGGATTTATTTCAACTAAACTAATAATATGTAAAACCTCATTTACAAATTTTTGTGCAATTTCATTATTTCGGAATTGTTTTAGATAATTCCTTGTTGTATAAAACGTATAAGTTGCCCTTGAAGACCAAACAATTTTCATTAATAAAAAATTTATTTGGCTAAAATATAAAAATTAACTTACAAATAGTTTGTATTTACAATTCAAATCTTCGCTAATAAAATCCGTTGAATCTGTCTAATCTGTGGCTTGTACAAAAAGCTACAACTCAATTTTTTTCCCCTGTTCAGGATAAATGATCTTCAATCCTAAATTATTTTGATTTTTTAACTGTTCTTTAATTTTGGCAATACTTTTTGCAGGAGGTTTTAAATGGGTTATAATAATTTTAAAATTATTTAGAGAACCTTTTCCCGCTAATTCTTCTAAAACATGAAGCTCAGTCATTAAGTGATTTGGAGTTAAATGTCCGAATAAAAATTTATCAGGCTGTTCATTAGGAAACGAAACCTCAATAAAAATCCCTTTCAATTGTCTGCTTTGAACCAAAGGCGCAACAGCAGTCCATAAAGTTTTTAACTTATCACTTTTTTCAACAGAATCAGGTCCAGTATCACCTAGATATAAAGCATAGTCATTATCATTTTTGATTAAAAAAGCGGTACTCTCAAACGGATTCACATGGCTTAGAGGAAAAGCCTTAACCGACATTGTTGTATTTGAAAGCGGTGTTTCTTCACTTAAATTTAAAGTTTGAAAATGATATTTTTTCAACGGAAAGCCTGGTCCTTTATCTCCAAAATTAGCCCAAGTCTGATCATTAAAATAATGGTTTTCCATCATTTCCATACATTTTTCAGTCGCATAAACCGTTTTAGAAGAATCAGCTGGAGAATTGATGATTAAACCCGAAACGTGATCCAAATGCGCATGCGAAATCAAATACCCTTTTATGTATTTTTTTAAAACCTCGCTCGTCGAAACTTTAAAGACTTTGTTGTCAATTGCTTTCTCAATTCCGGCATTTATGGTTCCCGCATCCAAACAAATAAAATCTTTTGAGTTAGAAGGCGCTAATAAATAAGCCGAAAGATTTTTTTCGTCGATTCCTCCTTTTATCCCAAGAGGCACAACCTGAAAAGATGCTTTATGTTCTTTTTGAGAAAAAGAATTAAACGAAACCAATATAAAACAAAGCAAAAGACGGCTGAAATGGGTCATATTTATAATTTTAGGAATGCAAATTTCATCAAATTTACTGAATAAATCATCGTTGATTTGCGTTAATACTTATATAATAACACTAATTTTACTTTGTTTTTAATACTTCAATTCGATTTGAAATTAATTCTAAAACAATATCTTTACATAAAAATATAACAATTTTAACTAAAAAAGTTACAATGACAACAATAGCATCACAATTTGGCATGAATGAAGCTTTGGAACAACTGGGAATTAAACTGGTTAATGAAGGAACTTCAACAGGAACAGAGAACTTTTCATCGGGCGAAATTCTAGACAGTTTTTCACCTGTAGACGGAAAATTAATCGCATCGGTAAAAACATCTACACTTGAAGATTACGAAAAAGTAATGCGTGCAGCGACAGAAGCTTTTAAAACCTTTAGATTGATTCCTGCGCCTCAGCGTGGTGAAATTGTACGTCAGTTTGGAGAAAAATTACGTCAAAACAAAGAAGCTTTGGGTAAACTGGTTTCTTACGAAATGGGGAAATCATTACAGGAAGGTTACGGCGAAGTTCAGGAAATGATTGATATCTGCGATTTTGCTGTTGGATTATCACGTCAGTTACACGGATTAACGATGCATTCAGAAAGACCAGGACACAGAATGTATGAGCAATATCATTCATTAGGAGTTGTTGGGATTATTTCTGCTTTTAATTTTCCAGTTGCTGTTTGGTCTTGGAACACGGCTTTGGCCTGGATTTCTGGAGATGTATGTGTTTGGAAACCTTCTGAAAAAACACCTCTTTGCGGGATTGCCTGCCAAAATATAATCGCTCAGGTTATTAAAGAAAACAATCTTCCGGAAGGAATTTCATGTTTGATAAACGGAGATTACCAAATAGGAGAGTTGTTGACAAAAGATACCCGTATTCCGTTAATTTCTGCAACAGGATCTACTCGTATGGGGAAAATCGTGGCGCAGACAGTGGCAGGAAGATTAGGAAAATCATTATTAGAGCTGGGAGGAAACAACGCCATTATTGTAACACCGGACGCTGATATTAAAATGACCGTTATTGGAGCTGTTTTTGGAGCAGTAGGAACAGCAGGACAGCGTTGTACTTCAACTCGAAGATTAATCATTCACGAAAGTATTTACGATAAAGTAAAAGAAGCGCTTGTTGCCGCTTACAAACAATTACGAATTGGGAATCCGCTAGACGAAAACAATCACGTTGGACCGCTTATCGATACGCATGCGGTTGAACAATATGCGGTTGCTTTGAACAGAGTAGTAGCAGAAGGCGGAAAAGTTCTGGTTGAAGGAGGCGTGCTTTCTGGCGAAGGTTATGAAAGCGGCTGTTATGTAAAACCTGCTATTGCCGAAGCCGAAAATTCTTTTGCTATTGTACAGCATGAAACTTTTGCTCCGGTTTTATATTTAATTAAATATTCTGGAGATGTTGATAATGCTATCGAACTTCAAAATGGAGTAGCACAGGGGTTATCTTCTGCAATTATGACAAATAATTTACGTGAAGCTGAAAGATTTTTGTCTGTAACAGGTTCTGACTGCGGAATTGCAAACGTAAATATCGGAACTTCGGGAGCAGAAATTGGAGGTGCTTTTGGTGGTGAAAAAGAAACCGGAGGCGGACGTGAATCTGGCTCTGATGCTTGGAAAATCTATATGAGACGTCAGACTAATACAATCAATTATACAACAAATCTTCCTTTGGCACAAGGGATTAAATTTGATTTGTAAAAACATAATTTAACACAAAAACCACTTTTTCTATTAAGAAGAAGTGGTTTTTTTATGCAAAATTTGTAGTAATTTATCTAGATTTGTAAATAAACCGAAATCAATGAAACATACTCTACTTGCCTTTATAATTATATTTTTAGCCGTAAGCTGTAAAAAAGAAACAGTAAAAGTTTCTGAAACTGCAAAACCAACAACAGAAAATGCTGCTGATTCGTTATCTGATGGCGAAGAAGGTGAAATTTTTGACAGCGGTGTTCTTGCTGTCTTTCCTAAAACCGGAAAAAAAGTTCAGGATTTCGTTATAGAACCTTATGAAATACAACTTGAAGCGGAAGGTCTTTTAAATGATGATGAGTTAAAAGACATTGTTATTGTTTTAAAAAACAAAAACGACAATAAAGATATCCGTGCAGCTTTGGTACTTATCAAACAACAAACAGGAGGTTATGTACAGCAGGAAACTTCCTGGCATGCATTGAATGCAGAATATTCGTATGATGGTTATAAAACCTATGATTATGAAAATATTAATATTGATAAAGACAGGATACTTCGTGTTACATTACAGGGAATTGGACCTGTTGGAACAAGAGAAACAGAATACAAATACATAAATAACGAGCTCGTTCTTACCAAGATTCATACTTTTAATATGGGAGCGGGATCGCAGATAGGAGTTGACTATGATTTGATTAACGGAGTTGCAGAAGCAGAGTTGATTAATACAATGGTTGACAGTATGCCGAGTACAACTCAAAAGAAAAAATTTAAGCTCGACAGACAGCAGCTTTTTATAAACGACAATCCGGATAATGTGTTAAATAAACTTCCGCATGCCGATTGGTAAACCATAAAAAATGAATTTAATCTTTTTAGCCGGACTTACCCCATTTGGATACGGATTTATAGGAGTACTTCTTTTGTCGTTTATATTGGCCTATTTTTGGCTGAAATCAAACAAAAAAGAGAGTAAACCAGGTTGTATTTCAATTGGTTTTGCTGCAATCATTATTTGGTTTATTTTAATGTTTCCCACTTTTATTACTTTTTCTGTTATTGAAAACGGAAACACAGCTGCTAAAATAGGAACTGGCGTTTTTTGGTTTTTAGTTTTGCTTTTGGTTCTCTATTTCAAATTTGCAAAAAATACTGCCAGCGTTAAAAATCTTATTTTCACGTTTTTTAAATACTTGTTTTATTTAATCGTCTTAGGATTGTTTCTGGTTCTGTTCTTCGGAATGGCTTATTATGTGTACCAGAGACTCTTTACAACAGAAAAAAATGAAGATCCAGTTTGGCCTGCCTTCTTGTGCATCTTTTTCTTAGCGTCGCTTATTTTAGCAGGTTTCGGGCTTTTAAACAAAAATAAAGAAGAAACTAAAAAAGTAAAATCGACTTTTTATAATCTAAAAGAAGCAAAACTAAAACCAGAATCAGTTGTAGAGCTGGATTTGTCAAAATCAAAACTGAACCAGTTTCCTTTAGAAATATTAGGATTTAAAAACTTGAAATTTCTTATTTTGAGTCATAATGAAATCAGTGAAATTCCTAATGATATCAATAAACTGCATAAGCTTATTGGT includes:
- the amaB gene encoding L-piperidine-6-carboxylate dehydrogenase, with amino-acid sequence MTTIASQFGMNEALEQLGIKLVNEGTSTGTENFSSGEILDSFSPVDGKLIASVKTSTLEDYEKVMRAATEAFKTFRLIPAPQRGEIVRQFGEKLRQNKEALGKLVSYEMGKSLQEGYGEVQEMIDICDFAVGLSRQLHGLTMHSERPGHRMYEQYHSLGVVGIISAFNFPVAVWSWNTALAWISGDVCVWKPSEKTPLCGIACQNIIAQVIKENNLPEGISCLINGDYQIGELLTKDTRIPLISATGSTRMGKIVAQTVAGRLGKSLLELGGNNAIIVTPDADIKMTVIGAVFGAVGTAGQRCTSTRRLIIHESIYDKVKEALVAAYKQLRIGNPLDENNHVGPLIDTHAVEQYAVALNRVVAEGGKVLVEGGVLSGEGYESGCYVKPAIAEAENSFAIVQHETFAPVLYLIKYSGDVDNAIELQNGVAQGLSSAIMTNNLREAERFLSVTGSDCGIANVNIGTSGAEIGGAFGGEKETGGGRESGSDAWKIYMRRQTNTINYTTNLPLAQGIKFDL
- a CDS encoding MBL fold metallo-hydrolase, yielding MTHFSRLLLCFILVSFNSFSQKEHKASFQVVPLGIKGGIDEKNLSAYLLAPSNSKDFICLDAGTINAGIEKAIDNKVFKVSTSEVLKKYIKGYLISHAHLDHVSGLIINSPADSSKTVYATEKCMEMMENHYFNDQTWANFGDKGPGFPLKKYHFQTLNLSEETPLSNTTMSVKAFPLSHVNPFESTAFLIKNDNDYALYLGDTGPDSVEKSDKLKTLWTAVAPLVQSRQLKGIFIEVSFPNEQPDKFLFGHLTPNHLMTELHVLEELAGKGSLNNFKIIITHLKPPAKSIAKIKEQLKNQNNLGLKIIYPEQGKKIEL
- a CDS encoding leucine-rich repeat domain-containing protein, whose protein sequence is MNLIFLAGLTPFGYGFIGVLLLSFILAYFWLKSNKKESKPGCISIGFAAIIIWFILMFPTFITFSVIENGNTAAKIGTGVFWFLVLLLVLYFKFAKNTASVKNLIFTFFKYLFYLIVLGLFLVLFFGMAYYVYQRLFTTEKNEDPVWPAFLCIFFLASLILAGFGLLNKNKEETKKVKSTFYNLKEAKLKPESVVELDLSKSKLNQFPLEILGFKNLKFLILSHNEISEIPNDINKLHKLIGLDLSHNPISDAERNKIRRLLSNEVEIVF
- a CDS encoding 3-hydroxyanthranilate 3,4-dioxygenase, which translates into the protein MAIAKPFNLTKWIEDNRQLLKPPVGNKNLYVDSGDYIVMIVAGPNARKDYHYNETEELFYQLEGSIKVVIQEDGERKEMELNAGDMYLHPAKVPHSPVRSEGSIGLVIERKRAGLGYTDGLLWHCDNCNHKLYEVYFELHNIEKDFLPHFEHFYNSEELRTCDKCGTVMETDPRFTAKK